A single Rubrivivax gelatinosus IL144 DNA region contains:
- a CDS encoding ShlB/FhaC/HecB family hemolysin secretion/activation protein produces the protein MHKKSLGAVAAATLLVCGPLHAQTPPDAGKLLRDTERGVPVPPPPPPTTTAPAASPDAAPGARVQVVGFRLRGVTLLSEAELQVRLAPFVGQPASLADLRRAADTVARAYEEAGYLVRAFLPEQTLSEGIVTIEVLEGRLSGVRVEQAPPGRNVGERRVVETMTARQKVGAPVRADDVQRAVGLLDSLPGVQASSVLEPGEQPGETRLVVAVLDEPMFGGHLQLDNAGTRASGEWRSTGSFEVNSPLRFGDQLQFFGSHSAGSDYGSAGYSLPVGYDGWRASATLSRLAYGYDLNSTRYSGGATSWAATASYALLRRAGASLSLSLAYDHKAFDNAIAGLQINDKTVATRTLALGGDAADAWLGGGVTQFSLSLAFGRLDLGGNAADLAADQGAGGPDREGSFRSLGWSLTRLQRLSAADTLQLSWSGQRANRNLDSSQKFNVTGPSAVRAYSSSEPSGDDGTLASIEWRHQLTPELTLSLFHDHAWLRRDHERNSATLDPNRYTLAGHGLGATWSGPGQLLARAALSWRAGRNPVRTATGDDSDGTQRDPRLFVSLVKAF, from the coding sequence ATGCACAAGAAGTCCCTGGGTGCCGTGGCCGCCGCCACGCTGCTGGTCTGCGGCCCGCTTCACGCGCAGACCCCCCCCGACGCAGGCAAGCTGTTGCGCGACACCGAACGAGGCGTTCCGGTGCCACCGCCCCCGCCGCCGACCACCACCGCCCCGGCCGCGTCGCCCGACGCGGCGCCCGGCGCGCGCGTGCAGGTCGTCGGCTTCCGGCTGCGCGGCGTGACGCTGCTGTCCGAAGCCGAGCTGCAGGTGCGCCTGGCGCCGTTCGTCGGCCAGCCGGCGAGCCTGGCCGACCTGCGCCGCGCCGCCGACACCGTCGCCCGCGCCTATGAGGAAGCCGGCTATCTGGTGCGCGCCTTCCTGCCGGAGCAGACGCTGAGCGAGGGCATCGTCACCATCGAGGTGCTCGAAGGCCGGCTCTCCGGCGTGCGTGTCGAGCAGGCGCCGCCGGGGCGCAACGTCGGCGAGCGCCGTGTCGTCGAGACGATGACCGCGCGCCAGAAGGTCGGCGCGCCGGTGCGTGCCGACGACGTGCAGCGTGCCGTGGGCCTGCTCGATTCGCTGCCCGGCGTGCAGGCGAGTTCGGTGCTCGAGCCCGGCGAGCAGCCCGGCGAGACGCGCCTCGTCGTCGCGGTGCTCGACGAGCCGATGTTCGGCGGCCATCTGCAGCTGGACAACGCCGGCACCCGCGCCAGCGGCGAGTGGCGCAGCACCGGCTCCTTCGAGGTCAACAGCCCGCTGCGTTTCGGCGACCAGCTCCAGTTCTTCGGCAGCCACAGCGCCGGCTCGGACTATGGCAGCGCCGGCTACAGCCTGCCCGTCGGCTACGACGGCTGGCGCGCCAGCGCGACGCTGTCGCGCCTGGCCTACGGCTACGACCTGAACTCCACGCGCTACAGCGGCGGCGCCACCTCCTGGGCGGCGACTGCCAGCTATGCGCTGCTGCGCCGTGCCGGCGCATCGCTGAGCCTGAGCCTGGCCTACGACCACAAGGCCTTCGACAACGCCATCGCCGGCCTCCAGATCAACGACAAGACGGTGGCCACGCGCACGCTGGCGCTGGGCGGCGACGCCGCCGATGCCTGGCTGGGCGGCGGCGTCACGCAGTTCTCGCTGTCGCTGGCCTTCGGCCGGCTGGACCTGGGCGGCAACGCCGCCGACCTCGCCGCCGACCAGGGCGCCGGCGGCCCCGACCGCGAGGGCAGCTTCCGCAGCCTCGGCTGGTCGCTGACGCGGCTGCAGCGCCTGAGCGCGGCCGACACGCTGCAGCTGTCGTGGTCGGGCCAGCGCGCCAACCGCAACCTCGACTCGTCGCAGAAGTTCAACGTCACCGGCCCGTCGGCCGTGCGCGCGTACTCCAGCTCGGAGCCCAGCGGCGACGACGGCACGCTGGCCAGCATCGAGTGGCGCCACCAGCTCACGCCCGAGCTGACGCTGTCGCTGTTCCACGACCACGCCTGGCTGCGCCGCGACCACGAGCGCAACAGCGCGACGCTGGACCCCAACCGCTACACGCTGGCCGGCCACGGCCTGGGCGCGACCTGGAGCGGCCCCGGCCAGCTGCTGGCCCGCGCCGCGCTGTCCTGGCGCGCCGGCCGCAACCCGGTGCGCACCGCCACCGGCGACGACAGCGACGGCACCCAGCGCGACCCGCGCCTCTTCGTCTCGCTCGTCAAGGCCTTCTGA